The following proteins are encoded in a genomic region of Ursus arctos isolate Adak ecotype North America unplaced genomic scaffold, UrsArc2.0 scaffold_32, whole genome shotgun sequence:
- the MIIP gene encoding migration and invasion-inhibitory protein isoform X1 codes for MPGMVETKDLVQLRQLNLALLRQLWVGQDAVRRSVAKAASKSARDSSSSYDSQTSSSQETSLMAFRASSLQDAHQADPCDLSWRGGTSSEVVSFPSAKYRHQASLGSLRPCLAPLLAISDSNDPEPSAELDSPGPQEAQAQSSTRDQQSRLSKSRLTLSEESALPDTSWRLRPYLGYDWIAGSLDNSSPVTSKPEAFFSKLQDFREANKEECIHSDPEPQFLGPRESSGGEEDHECVYCYRVSRRLFLVPSDPGAPCRLCRTPRDQRRPETLVEPAQVRVSIPLSVLDPPHCYHIHRRKSFDASNTLALPRHCLLGWDILPPKSEKSSAPKSLDLWSCVSSEAQHRKLSAANPSHLVWSRVPQEGQMPWSRPGGADRSREYRAQKHLLAGPQPPGPRHPPRLFRSLPAPPPHPGR; via the exons ATGCCTGGGATGGTGGAGACCAAGGATTTGGTACAGCTGCGGCAGCTCAACCTGGCGCTCCTGAGGCAGCTGTGGGTCGGGCAGGATGCCGTGCGGCGGTCAGTGGCCAAAGCAGCCTCAAAA TCAGCCCGGGACTCCAGCAGCAGTTATGACTCCCAGACATCATCATCCCAGGAGACGTCTTTAATGGCCTTCAGAGCCTCCAGCCTACAGGACGCCCACCAGGCTGATCCCTGTGATCTGTCCTGGCGTGGCGGGACCAGCTCTGAAGTGGTCTCTTTCCCATCTGCCAAGTACCGACACCAGGCGTCCTTGGGCTCACTGAGGCCCTGCTTGGCACCCTTACTGGCCATCTCAGACTCAAATGACCCAGAGCCTTCAGCAGAGCTGGACAGTCCAGGGCCTCAggaggcccaggcccagagctCTACCCGGGATCAACAAAGCAGGCTGTCCAAG TCAAGACTGAccctcagtgaggagtctgcgtTGCCTGACACCAGCTGGCGCCTCAGACCATACTTGGGCTACGACTGGATTGCAG GGTCTCTGGACAACAGCTCACCTGTCACCAGCAAGCCCGAGGCCTTCTTCTCGAAGCTACAGGATTTCCGGGAAGCCAACAAGGAGGAGTGTATCCACAGTGACCCTGA ACCCCAGTTCCTAGGCCCGCGAGAGAGCAGTGGCGGGGAGGAAGACCATGAAT GCGTGTACTGTTACCGCGTCAGCCGGCGCCTGTTTCTGGTGCCTTCGGATCCTGGCGCCCCCTGCCGCCTGTGCCGGACACCTCGGGACCAGAGGCGTCCTGAGACTCTGGTGGAGCCGGCGCAGGTCAG ggtgAGCATCCCGCTGTCCGTCCTGGACCCCCCACACTGCTACCACATCCACCGGCGGAAGAGCTTCGACGCCTCCAACACGCTGGCCCTGCCCCGG CACTGCCTGCTGGGATGGGACATTCTCCCTCCGAAGTCCGAGAAAAGCTCAGCCCCCAAGAGCCTCGACCTCTGGTCCTGTGTGTCCTCCGAGGCCCAGCACCGGAAGCTGTCAGCTGCCAACCCTTCCCACCTGGTATGGTCCAGGGTGCCCCAGGAGGGACAGATGCCTTGGAGCAGGCCTGGGGGTGCAGATCGGAGCAGGGAGTACAGAGCCCAGAAGCATCTCTTGGCAGGGCCCCAGCCCCCCGGCCCACGGCACCCTCCCAGGCTCTTCCGctccctgccagctcccccaccccacccaggaaGGTGA
- the MIIP gene encoding migration and invasion-inhibitory protein isoform X2, with amino-acid sequence MPGMVETKDLVQLRQLNLALLRQLWVGQDAVRRSVAKAASKSARDSSSSYDSQTSSSQETSLMAFRASSLQDAHQADPCDLSWRGGTSSEVVSFPSAKYRHQASLGSLRPCLAPLLAISDSNDPEPSAELDSPGPQEAQAQSSTRDQQSRLSKSRLTLSEESALPDTSWRLRPYLGYDWIAGSLDNSSPVTSKPEAFFSKLQDFREANKEECIHSDPEPQFLGPRESSGGEEDHECVYCYRVSRRLFLVPSDPGAPCRLCRTPRDQRRPETLVEPAQVRVSIPLSVLDPPHCYHIHRRKSFDASNTLALPRHCLLGWDILPPKSEKSSAPKSLDLWSCVSSEAQHRKLSAANPSHLALPTRVPACTPIWSEPQPCAPWPKP; translated from the exons ATGCCTGGGATGGTGGAGACCAAGGATTTGGTACAGCTGCGGCAGCTCAACCTGGCGCTCCTGAGGCAGCTGTGGGTCGGGCAGGATGCCGTGCGGCGGTCAGTGGCCAAAGCAGCCTCAAAA TCAGCCCGGGACTCCAGCAGCAGTTATGACTCCCAGACATCATCATCCCAGGAGACGTCTTTAATGGCCTTCAGAGCCTCCAGCCTACAGGACGCCCACCAGGCTGATCCCTGTGATCTGTCCTGGCGTGGCGGGACCAGCTCTGAAGTGGTCTCTTTCCCATCTGCCAAGTACCGACACCAGGCGTCCTTGGGCTCACTGAGGCCCTGCTTGGCACCCTTACTGGCCATCTCAGACTCAAATGACCCAGAGCCTTCAGCAGAGCTGGACAGTCCAGGGCCTCAggaggcccaggcccagagctCTACCCGGGATCAACAAAGCAGGCTGTCCAAG TCAAGACTGAccctcagtgaggagtctgcgtTGCCTGACACCAGCTGGCGCCTCAGACCATACTTGGGCTACGACTGGATTGCAG GGTCTCTGGACAACAGCTCACCTGTCACCAGCAAGCCCGAGGCCTTCTTCTCGAAGCTACAGGATTTCCGGGAAGCCAACAAGGAGGAGTGTATCCACAGTGACCCTGA ACCCCAGTTCCTAGGCCCGCGAGAGAGCAGTGGCGGGGAGGAAGACCATGAAT GCGTGTACTGTTACCGCGTCAGCCGGCGCCTGTTTCTGGTGCCTTCGGATCCTGGCGCCCCCTGCCGCCTGTGCCGGACACCTCGGGACCAGAGGCGTCCTGAGACTCTGGTGGAGCCGGCGCAGGTCAG ggtgAGCATCCCGCTGTCCGTCCTGGACCCCCCACACTGCTACCACATCCACCGGCGGAAGAGCTTCGACGCCTCCAACACGCTGGCCCTGCCCCGG CACTGCCTGCTGGGATGGGACATTCTCCCTCCGAAGTCCGAGAAAAGCTCAGCCCCCAAGAGCCTCGACCTCTGGTCCTGTGTGTCCTCCGAGGCCCAGCACCGGAAGCTGTCAGCTGCCAACCCTTCCCACCTG GCCCTGCCCACCAGGGTCCCAGCCTGTACCCCAATCTGGTCAGAACCGCAGCCATGCGCTCCCTGGCCGAAGCCCTGA